Genomic segment of Candidatus Krumholzibacteriia bacterium:
AGCGGCTTCGACGTGACGCGATGGGTGTCGAGTCGCTGGTACGAGGGCATCGATCGCGATGCCTCGTCCAGGGCCGTCGCGACGGCTTCGACCACGGACTCCGACGCGTCGTTCACCTCGGACGGTTCGGGGCGCACCACCGCGGCGAGTCCCGCGTCGACCTGCAGCACGCCGATCTCCGCGATCAGGTCGTGCTCGGCGTAGGCTTCCTCGACCGCTTCGGTCCGCAGGTTCTCGCCCGACGCGGTCACGATCATCGTGCTCTTGCGGCCCTGGACGTACAGATAGCCGTCGTCATCGAACCGACCGAGGTCGCCGGTGCGGTACCAGCCGTCGTCGGTGAACGACTCCCGCGTCTCCTCATCGAGGTTCAGGTAGCCCGAGAACACGCCGGGGCCACGGGCCAGGATCTCGCCGACGTCGCCCTCGCGCTCGGTGGCGTCGGGGTCGATGCGCAGGTCGACGTCGGGCAGGGGTGGGCCCACCGACGCCATCCGGCGCGTGCCCGGAGGGTTGATCGTCAGCAGCGGCGCGGTCTCGGTGAGGCCGTAGCCGATCGTCACGTCGAAGCCGAGACCCTGGAGGAAGCGACCGAGATCGGGATCGAGGGGAGAGCCGCCCGAGGCCAGCACGCGGAGTTCCTCGCCGAGGCGTCGTCGCAGCGGCTTCAGCAGCGCGCGGCCGGCATTCAGACCGGTGGTCGCGCGCAACCGGGTGGTGGCGCCGATCACGGCGCGCAGACCGAGCCGCACGGGCCACGGAGCCGATCGGATCCGCGCCTCCAGGCTCTCCCGAAGACCGGCGTACAGACGCGGCACGCCGATGATGATCGTCGACCCGGTCCGTTCGACGGCGCGCAGGAAATCGGCGCCCGACAACGACTCGGGCAGGACGATCGACGCACCCAGCGAGAGCGGGACGAGCACGCCGATCACGAGCGGATAGACGTGGTGCAGCGGCAGCGGTAGCAGCAGGCGATCGTCGCCGACGAGCACGTCGGTGTCCTCGACCGCGTCGACCTGGAAGCGGAGGTGTCTCTGGCGCAGCGGGACTCCCTTGGGCGGGCCCGTGGTTCCCGAGGTGAAGAACAGGAGCGCGACGTCGTCGGCGGACGGTGCCTCGGGCAGATCGGCGTCACTCTTCGGCTCGCGACCCTCGAGCGCACGCGGCCACGACGAACGGTCGTCGATCCGCAGGACCCGGGCCTCGACGTCGATCTCGGCGAGCCGCTCCCGCTGACCCTCGTCGGCGAGGACCACGGCGACGTTCGCGTCGTGCAGAACGCGTTCGAGCGGCTCGTCCTCGATCTGCGTGTCGAGCGGCACCGGCACGGCGCCGGCGCGCAGCAGGCCGAGGCACACCGTGATCCACGCCGGACCGGCCCCGGCGAGCAGCGCCACGTGTTCGCCGCGCTCGATGCCGAGCGCGACGGCGGTGCGGGCGACGTCGCGGGTGTCGTCGGCGAGTCGGCGGTAGGAGACCTCGTGGACCTCGTCGCCCTGCGGGACGAGGAGAGCCGGCGCCTCGCCGTGTCGGTCGAGGTCTTCGGGTAGGCAGCGCAGGGTGTCGCGGTCGTCCATGGCAACTTCCGTTTCGCGGTCGTCGGGTTCGGCGGGTTCAGCCCGCGGTCTCCGGGTCGCGACGGGGCACGATCCACGAGCCGACGACCAGGGCGATCAACGCCACCGGCAGGGTCACGTTGAGCATGTGCACGCCCGTCGTGCTCTCGAGCGGCGTGATCCGCCAGACGAGGGCGGTCACCCCACTGGCCGCCATCGAGGAGAGGGCTCCGGCTCCGCTCGCCCGCTTCCACACGTGCCCG
This window contains:
- a CDS encoding AMP-binding protein, which codes for MDDRDTLRCLPEDLDRHGEAPALLVPQGDEVHEVSYRRLADDTRDVARTAVALGIERGEHVALLAGAGPAWITVCLGLLRAGAVPVPLDTQIEDEPLERVLHDANVAVVLADEGQRERLAEIDVEARVLRIDDRSSWPRALEGREPKSDADLPEAPSADDVALLFFTSGTTGPPKGVPLRQRHLRFQVDAVEDTDVLVGDDRLLLPLPLHHVYPLVIGVLVPLSLGASIVLPESLSGADFLRAVERTGSTIIIGVPRLYAGLRESLEARIRSAPWPVRLGLRAVIGATTRLRATTGLNAGRALLKPLRRRLGEELRVLASGGSPLDPDLGRFLQGLGFDVTIGYGLTETAPLLTINPPGTRRMASVGPPLPDVDLRIDPDATEREGDVGEILARGPGVFSGYLNLDEETRESFTDDGWYRTGDLGRFDDDGYLYVQGRKSTMIVTASGENLRTEAVEEAYAEHDLIAEIGVLQVDAGLAAVVRPEPSEVNDASESVVEAVATALDEASRSMPSYQRLDTHRVTSKPLERTRLGKIRRHKLRERFEALGEDVDEAAHPIPVEDMSARDRELLRDDTTRRVWDLLARRFPDQPLEPDSDIRMQLGIDSLGWLDLSMDIARETGVELREEQIARIDTVRDLLEIAGESHRSDGDPDVPLDEPESVLTDEQQRWLERPTAARRRAARVAWGSNRLAMRAAFRVRASGTENLEGSPLVFAPNHTSFLDPFVVGATLPTDVLVRTHWGGWTGYTLRNRVFRAVSRLIGVVPVDPERSMISSLAFGVAALRRDRHLVWFPEGERSRDGELGRLRPGIGALLETVDDARVVPVAIDGAFEAWPPHHRWPRPRRLAVRYGEPLSAEELERRGEGDSRRDRIVDGLGKVMAEMVRGSRDR